The following proteins come from a genomic window of Aspergillus oryzae RIB40 DNA, chromosome 4:
- a CDS encoding NAD(P)/FAD-dependent oxidoreductase (FAD-dependent oxidoreductase), producing the protein MDKNSRIVIVGAGVFGLSTAAKLASEGYKYVTVVDRHMPPVPDGSSSDISRVIRFDYADEDYLNIAYEAYQKWSQLPKYQGIFFKAPFILTGNTTVHGRAWIEKTTAALTKKQLPWAKLDSAAAAKSRYPILSGTLATPNFTGYYNEQAGWADANKAVSQLRDDCLELGVSFICGRAGTVISLDTDSQKKIKAVRTLAGTSIEGDHFILASGAWTSGLVDMYNSTLATAQVIGYTPLTDAEVKKYKDVPIYANFNTGWFNFPSHDDTKTLKMAVHGWGYTRAPTAEDHQSVKTNISSPPLIPPRQRVNFTPPDGEDRLRTGLREILPELADRPFERVALCWYTDTPSGDFIMDSHPDYKNLFIAGGGSGHAFKFLPVLGDYTFLAFTKRLPEHLAKKWRFRTEYKDDKDTFLGDGSRGGPARRELHARERAKL; encoded by the exons ATGGATAAGAACAGCAGAATCGTCATTGTTGGGGCAGGCGTGTTCGGCCTGTCCACGGCTGCCAAGCTGGCGTCGGAGGGCTACAAATATGTTACGGTTGTTGATCGCCACATGCCGCCT GTTCCGGATGGCTCCAGCTCGGATATTTCCCGTGTTATCCGTTTCGATTACGCCGACGAAGACTATCTCAACATTGCATACGAAGCATACCAGAAATGGTCTCAATTACCGAAATATCAaggcatcttcttcaaagcacCTTTCATTCTTACTGGCAACACCACTGTACATGGTCGGGCCTGGATTGAAAAGACGACGGCTGCACTAACCAAGAAACAGCTGCCATGGGCGAAGCTGGATAGTGCTGCGGCCGCAAAGAGTAGATACCCTATTCTAAGTGGGACTCTCGCTACTCCTAATTTCACCGGCTACTATAATGAACAGGCAGGATGGGCAGACGCCAATAAGGCTGTCAGCCAGCTTCGCGACGATTGTCTTGAACTCGGCGTGTCATTTATTTGCGGTCGCGCAGGCACAGTTATCAGCCTCGACACAGATTCGcaaaagaagatcaaggcTGTTCGGACTCTTGCGGGAACCTCGATTGAAGGTGATCACTTCATCCTTGCTTCCGGTGCCTGGACCTCGGGATTGGTGGATATGTACAACTCGACTTTGGCAACCGCCCAGGTCATCGGCTACACGCCGCTCACGGATGCTGAAGTGAAGAAGTACAAAGATGTTCCCATTTACGCCAATTTCAACACGGGTTGGTTCAACTTCCCTTCGCATGACGATACCAAAACACTCAAAATGGCCGTGCATGGATGGGGCTACACACGTGCACCTACCGCCGAAGATCATCAGAGCGTAAAGACTAATATCTCGTCGCCTCCGTTGATACCCCCTCGTCAACGCGTCAATTTTACTCCACCAGATGGAGAAGACCGCCTTAGGACTGGTCTGCGTGAGATCCTTCCGGAATTAGCCGATCGCCCGTTTGAGCGGGTGGCGCTCTGCTGGTATACAGACACACCTTCCGGTGATTTCATTATGGACTCTCACCCCGATTACAAGAACCTTTTCATCGCTGGAGGGGGTAGTGGACA CGCATTTAAATTCCTCCCTGTCTTAGGCGACTACACATTCCTGGCGTTCACGAAGCGTCTTCCAGAGCatttggcgaagaagtggCGGTTCCGGACTGAGTACAAAGACGATAAAGATACTTTCTTGGGAGACGGAAGTCGCGGAGGGCCCGCCAGACGGGAATTGCATGCTCGGGAAAGGGCTAAATTGTAG